In Corynebacterium guangdongense, one DNA window encodes the following:
- a CDS encoding metallophosphoesterase → MNTRNTLLKTLAARLGVRIGVGVGVGAAAGAGLAAWGVSQLTDFRLHQYTLPLLEPGTLRGAPEFRILHVSDLHMIPGQEQKTAWVSALDSLHPDLVINTGDNLSDEHAVPDVLAALGPLLARPGMFIFGTNDYWAPKLSNPLTYLTGAKRKPSYVDLPWRDMRAAFIERGWRDATHKRLEFQVGPVRLAAAGVDDPHHDLDDYSTIAGPPNADADLSLALLHAPYPRVLDRFAADGYQLALAGHTHGGQICLPGGRALTTNSGIEPARAAGLHKHGDMNLHVSNGLGTSKFAPIRLWCPPSATLLKITERS, encoded by the coding sequence GTGAACACCCGCAATACCTTGTTGAAGACTCTCGCCGCCCGCCTCGGTGTCCGGATCGGTGTCGGGGTCGGTGTCGGGGCAGCCGCGGGCGCCGGGCTCGCCGCCTGGGGAGTCAGCCAGCTCACCGATTTCCGCCTGCACCAGTACACCCTGCCGCTCCTCGAGCCGGGCACGCTGCGCGGGGCCCCGGAGTTTCGCATCCTGCACGTCTCCGACCTGCACATGATCCCGGGCCAGGAGCAGAAGACCGCCTGGGTCTCGGCGCTCGACTCTCTCCACCCGGACCTGGTCATCAACACTGGCGACAACCTCTCCGACGAGCACGCCGTCCCCGACGTCCTCGCCGCGCTGGGCCCGCTCCTGGCGCGCCCGGGCATGTTCATCTTCGGCACCAACGATTACTGGGCGCCGAAACTCTCGAACCCGCTGACCTACCTGACCGGCGCGAAGCGGAAACCCTCCTACGTAGACCTTCCCTGGCGGGACATGCGCGCCGCCTTCATCGAACGCGGTTGGCGCGACGCCACCCACAAACGCCTCGAGTTCCAGGTCGGCCCCGTCCGCCTGGCCGCCGCCGGCGTCGACGACCCGCACCACGACCTCGACGACTACTCGACCATCGCCGGTCCCCCCAACGCCGACGCCGACCTCTCTCTGGCGCTGCTGCACGCCCCCTACCCACGCGTGCTGGACCGCTTCGCCGCCGACGGCTACCAGCTCGCCCTCGCCGGGCACACCCACGGCGGCCAGATCTGCCTGCCGGGTGGCCGTGCCCTGACCACCAACTCCGGCATCGAACCGGCCCGCGCCGCCGGGTTGCACAAGCACGGAGACATGAACCTGCACGTGTCCAACGGACTGGGCACCTCCAAGTTCGCGCCGATCCGGTTGTGGTGCCCGCCGTCAGCGACGCTGCTGAAGATCACCGAACGGAGCTGA
- a CDS encoding GatB/YqeY domain-containing protein, with translation MSELKETIREDMKTAMKAKDKERLGAIRMLLAAIQAEETTGAKHEVTDEEIIKVVAREIKKRRESAEIYTANGREDLAATELAEVAVLETYQPSQLDDAGVDKLVEDAVAAVAAEQGVAPAEIGMKQMGQVMKEANARAGGSVDGKRLSAAVKQRLG, from the coding sequence ATGAGTGAACTGAAGGAAACCATCCGTGAAGACATGAAGACGGCGATGAAGGCCAAGGACAAGGAGCGTCTCGGCGCCATCCGCATGCTGCTGGCTGCGATCCAGGCAGAGGAGACCACCGGGGCCAAGCATGAGGTGACTGACGAGGAGATCATCAAGGTGGTGGCGCGCGAGATCAAGAAGCGTCGTGAGTCCGCCGAGATCTACACCGCCAACGGTCGCGAGGACCTGGCGGCGACCGAGCTCGCCGAGGTCGCCGTGCTGGAGACCTACCAGCCCTCCCAGCTTGACGACGCCGGCGTCGACAAGCTCGTGGAGGACGCCGTCGCCGCGGTGGCGGCTGAACAGGGTGTCGCACCGGCCGAGATCGGCATGAAGCAGATGGGGCAGGTCATGAAGGAGGCCAACGCCAGGGCGGGCGGCTCCGTGGACGGCAAGCGCCTTTCCGCGGCCGTCAAGCAGCGTCTGGGCTAG